One window of the Sparus aurata chromosome 7, fSpaAur1.1, whole genome shotgun sequence genome contains the following:
- the LOC115584356 gene encoding homeodomain-interacting protein kinase 2-like isoform X1 — MQPSGSKMDSNETDSPLQTNPYGIPAKYKIWEVVGEGCFGKVVRCLDKETKETVAIKIPKHLDNSSKKEVAMLKRFRDLNLDKLNIVEFIDSWQSPSGDVVVLEALDICLDDYIKRRRQMPMLLSDIRNIIQQLATALDALKGIGVIHTDLKLQNIMMENHRMRPFKVKLIDFGLAIPTSKARQGMHLQPLSLRSPEIILGCPFSEAIDMWSLGCVMTKMICGHLPFSGGSEFDLLRAYIDVLGQPADCFYNDGRMTKVFCTRTDSNTWRLKTNLEYRGFKLNKLHRSRKFQTLDDLKTMREEEKNKDEAVEREQCIELLKAMLTIDPDERITPSEVLTHPFITRDYPSSLVSFSEWSSVEVSASSTDESVNYSPPPTILPSGVIMVKAAPPENTQLLDDQPLIREDPTACQDIGTKKKRKKKEKKKNIFRRTISLMREEVQLLCWLC, encoded by the exons ATGCAG ccTTCTGGGAGCAAAATGGACAGCAATGAAACCGATTCACCTTTGCAGACGAACCCCTACGGAATCCCCGCCAAATATAAAATCTGGGAGGTTGTGGGAGAGGGTTGCTTTGGAAAGGTGGTGAGATGTTTGGATAAGGAAACCAAGGAGACTGTGGCTATAAAGATCCCTAAACACTTGGACAATTCTTCTAAGAAGGAG GTTGCCATGCTGAAACGTTTCAGGGACCTCAACCTTGACAAACTCAACATTGTCGAGTTTATTGATAGCTGGCAATCCCCTTCTGGAGATGTGGTTGTGTTGGAGGCGTTAGATATATGCCTAGATGACTACATTAAAAGGAGAAGACAGATGCCGATGCTTCTGAGTGACATCAGAAACATCATCCAACAG TTGGCCACAGCACTTGACGCGCTGAAGGGGATCGGGGTGATCCACACTGATCTTAAACTCCAGAACATAATGATGGAGAATCATCGTATGCGACCTTTCAAAGTCAAGCTGATAGACTTCGGCTTGGCCATTCCCACATCAAAAGCCAGACAGGGCATGCATCTGCAGCCACTCTCTTTAAG GTCTCCGGAAATTATTTTGGGCTGTCCATTTTCTGAGGCCATTGATATGTGGTCCCTGGGCTGTGTGATGACCAAGATGATCTGCGGCCATCTACCGTTCTCAGGAGGATCTGAGTTTGATCTA CTAAGGGCCTATATTGATGTCCTGGGTCAGCCAGCGGACTGCTTTTATAATGATGGTCGAATGACAAAGGTTTTCTGCACAAGGACTGACTCCAACACCTGGAGGCTCAAG ACAAATTTGGAATACAGAGGATTTAAGTTGAACAAACTCCACAGGAGCCGCAAGTTCCAAACTCTGGATGATCTGAAAACA ATgcgtgaggaggagaagaacaaAGATGAGGCTGTAGAGCGAGAGCAGTGTATCGAGCTCCTGAAGGCCATGCTGACCATTGATCCGGATGAGAGGATCACTCCCTCAGAAGTCCTCACTCATCCATTCATCACCAGAGACTACCCGAG TTCGCTGGTGAGCTTCAGTGAGTGGTCAAGTGTTGAAGTCTCGGCTTCGTCAACCGATGAGTCGGTCAACTACAGTCCACCTCCCACAATTCTACCATCAGGTGTGATCATGGTTAAGGCTGCCCCACCCGAGAACACACAGCTGCTGGATGATCAGCCTTTGATACGTGAAGACCCAACCGCATGTC AAGACATCgggacaaagaagaagaggaagaagaaggagaagaagaagaatatctTCCGACGCACCATCTCTTTGATGAGGGAAGAAGTTCAGCTGCTTTGTTGGCTGTGTTGA
- the LOC115584356 gene encoding homeodomain-interacting protein kinase 2-like isoform X2 yields MQPSGSKMDSNETDSPLQTNPYGIPAKYKIWEVVGEGCFGKVVRCLDKETKETVAIKIPKHLDNSSKKEVAMLKRFRDLNLDKLNIVEFIDSWQSPSGDVVVLEALDICLDDYIKRRRQMPMLLSDIRNIIQQLATALDALKGIGVIHTDLKLQNIMMENHRMRPFKVKLIDFGLAIPTSKARQGMHLQPLSLRSPEIILGCPFSEAIDMWSLGCVMTKMICGHLPFSGGSEFDLLRAYIDVLGQPADCFYNDGRMTKVFCTRTDSNTWRLKTNLEYRGFKLNKLHRSRKFQTLDDLKTMREEEKNKDEAVEREQCIELLKAMLTIDPDERITPSEVLTHPFITRDYPSSLVSFSEWSSVEVSASSTDESVNYSPPPTILPSGVIMVKAAPPENTQLLDDQPLIREDPTACHIGTKKKRKKKEKKKNIFRRTISLMREEVQLLCWLC; encoded by the exons ATGCAG ccTTCTGGGAGCAAAATGGACAGCAATGAAACCGATTCACCTTTGCAGACGAACCCCTACGGAATCCCCGCCAAATATAAAATCTGGGAGGTTGTGGGAGAGGGTTGCTTTGGAAAGGTGGTGAGATGTTTGGATAAGGAAACCAAGGAGACTGTGGCTATAAAGATCCCTAAACACTTGGACAATTCTTCTAAGAAGGAG GTTGCCATGCTGAAACGTTTCAGGGACCTCAACCTTGACAAACTCAACATTGTCGAGTTTATTGATAGCTGGCAATCCCCTTCTGGAGATGTGGTTGTGTTGGAGGCGTTAGATATATGCCTAGATGACTACATTAAAAGGAGAAGACAGATGCCGATGCTTCTGAGTGACATCAGAAACATCATCCAACAG TTGGCCACAGCACTTGACGCGCTGAAGGGGATCGGGGTGATCCACACTGATCTTAAACTCCAGAACATAATGATGGAGAATCATCGTATGCGACCTTTCAAAGTCAAGCTGATAGACTTCGGCTTGGCCATTCCCACATCAAAAGCCAGACAGGGCATGCATCTGCAGCCACTCTCTTTAAG GTCTCCGGAAATTATTTTGGGCTGTCCATTTTCTGAGGCCATTGATATGTGGTCCCTGGGCTGTGTGATGACCAAGATGATCTGCGGCCATCTACCGTTCTCAGGAGGATCTGAGTTTGATCTA CTAAGGGCCTATATTGATGTCCTGGGTCAGCCAGCGGACTGCTTTTATAATGATGGTCGAATGACAAAGGTTTTCTGCACAAGGACTGACTCCAACACCTGGAGGCTCAAG ACAAATTTGGAATACAGAGGATTTAAGTTGAACAAACTCCACAGGAGCCGCAAGTTCCAAACTCTGGATGATCTGAAAACA ATgcgtgaggaggagaagaacaaAGATGAGGCTGTAGAGCGAGAGCAGTGTATCGAGCTCCTGAAGGCCATGCTGACCATTGATCCGGATGAGAGGATCACTCCCTCAGAAGTCCTCACTCATCCATTCATCACCAGAGACTACCCGAG TTCGCTGGTGAGCTTCAGTGAGTGGTCAAGTGTTGAAGTCTCGGCTTCGTCAACCGATGAGTCGGTCAACTACAGTCCACCTCCCACAATTCTACCATCAGGTGTGATCATGGTTAAGGCTGCCCCACCCGAGAACACACAGCTGCTGGATGATCAGCCTTTGATACGTGAAGACCCAACCGCATGTC ACATCgggacaaagaagaagaggaagaagaaggagaagaagaagaatatctTCCGACGCACCATCTCTTTGATGAGGGAAGAAGTTCAGCTGCTTTGTTGGCTGTGTTGA
- the asb14b gene encoding dynein heavy chain 12, axonemal: protein MNTETEDDFYQSEDDLDEDEATQYIIEQSLIQYRKLKGLNPSDLKLSDDPDEIFKAIKEGDEDALTKMVVHPESVSRVDERGWIPLHEAAAHQNKKILEIIFSASPPGASQCRTLKGETPMFLAVVHGLRENATFLLQNGCSPDLQNDEQDSPLVAAILNDQYDLATLLLRYNAKIDQTGPLDRTALHESAFLGLENFVHLLLESGANPNACDIKKKTPLALAAQNGHLNVVEVLLQKGASVCCESESGTILFEAAASGNPDIISLLLDHGADPNRPLYSGHLPIHRVAYHGHILALEHLIPVTKLDAVKESGMSPLHSAAAGGHAHCVEMLLKAGYDPNFMLHPRVRCNYDDERKSALFFAVSNNDLQCTRLLLEAGAMVNQDPINCLQVALRQGNYELINTLLKSGANVNYYSRVNSTHFPSALQYALKDEVMLRMVLNHGYDVKRCFDCPYGDSSHDYAPWTTSVIKDMVFCEVITVSWLKHLSAQVVRIMLDYTDHVPFCTKLKETLMEQKQWLEICQIQRNARSLKHLCRLQIRDHLSRLRLRAPVFINFLPLPPRLKDYLRYKEFDVYGRGSIVNPL from the exons atgaacacagagacagaggatgaCTTTTATCAATCGGAGGACGACTTGGATGAAGATGAGGCGACGCAGTATATAATTGAACAAAGTCTGATTCAATATAGAAAGCTCAAAGGATTGAATCCGAG CGATCTGAAACTCAGCGACGACCCTGATGAGATTTTCAAAGCAATCAAGGAAG GTGACGAGGATGCACTCACCAAGATGGTCGTGCATCCAGAGTCTGTGTCCAGAGTTGATGAACGAGGATGGATCCCACTGCACGAGGCTGCAGCGCACCAGAATAAGAAAATACTCGAGATTATCTTCTCAG CATCGCCGCCTGGTGCCTCCCAGTGTCGAACCCTAAAGGGTGAGACGCCAATGTTTCTGGCTGTGGTTCATGGACTCAGAGAGAACGCCACATTCCTGTTACAGAACGGTTGTAGCCCGGATCTCCAGAATGATGAGCAGGATTCTCCGTTAGTGGCAG CTATTCTGAATGACCAGTATGACTTGGCCACGCTGTTGCTCCGCTATAACGCCAAAATAGACCAAACAGGACCGCTGGACCGAACGGCTTTACACGAGTCTGCCTTTTTAGGCCTGGAGAACTTTGTGCATCTGCTCCTGGAGTCCGGTGCCAACCCGAATGCGTGTGACATCAAGAAGAAAACTCCACTGGCTCTGGCTGCACAGAATGGACACCTGAATGTGGTAGAGGTCCTGTTACAAAAAG GAGCCAGTGTGTGCTGTGAATCAGAGTCAGGCACAATCCTGTTTGAAGCAGCGGCATCAGGAAACCCTGACATAATCTCCCTGCTGCTGGACCACGGAGCAGATCCCAACAGGCCTCTTTACAGTGGGCACCTGCCGATTCACCGTGTGGCCTACCATGGGCACATACT GGCTCTGGAGCACCTCATCCCGGTGACGAAGCTGGATGCTGTGAAGGAAAGTGGGATGAGCCCTCTCCATTCTGCAGCTGCCGGTGGACACGCTCATTGTGTGGAGATGCTGCTCAAAGCTGGCTACGATCCAAACTTCATGCTGCACCCAAGGGTGCGCTGCAACTATGATGATGAGCGCAAGTCGGCCCTCTTCTTTGCTGTCTCCAACAACGATCTCCAGTGCACCCGCTTGCTGTTAGAGGCTGGGGCAATGGTGAACCAGGACCCAATCAACTGTTTGCAGGTGGCTCTTAGACAGGGCAACTATGAGCTGATCAACACACTGCTGAAGTCTGGGGCAAATGTAAACTACTACTCCCGCGTCAACAGCACTCACTTCCCATCAGCGCTGCAGTATGCCTTGAAAGACGAGGTCATGCTGAGAATGGTACTCAACCATGGATACGATGTTAAGCGCTGCTTTGACTGTCCTTATGGGGACAGCTCCCATGACTACGCTCCCTGGACAACTTCAGTCATCAAAGACATGGTG TTCTGTGAAGTGATAACAGTGTCCTGGCTGAAGCACTTATCTGCTCAGGTGGTTCGCATCATGCTCGACTACACCGACCACGTCCCCTTCTGCACCAAACTTAAGGAAACCTTGATGGAGCAGAAACAGTGGCTGGAGATCTGCCAGATTCAAA GAAATGCACGGAGTCTGAAGCACCTGTGTCGGCTGCAGATAAGGGATCATCTCAGTCGCCTGCGCTTGAGGGCCCCGGTTTTTATCAACTTCCTTCCTCTACCTCCCAGGCTGAAAGATTACCTACGCTACAAGGAGTTTGATGTCTACGGCAGAGGCAGCATCGTTAACCCACTGTGA